From Brassica oleracea var. oleracea cultivar TO1000 chromosome C3, BOL, whole genome shotgun sequence, a single genomic window includes:
- the LOC106328033 gene encoding apoptosis inhibitor 5-like, producing MSEHQSEEVQQIEKLYEFSERLNASKDKSQNVEDYEGIIKMAKTSMKAKQLASQLIPRYFKFFPTLSTEAFDAHMDCIDEENIGVRVQAIRGLPLFCKDSPDIISKIVDVLVQLLNTEETMERDAVHKALMSLIRQDPKASLTALFTHAGVTPTTDDQIREKVLNFIRDKVFPLKGELLKPQEEMERRITDLIKQSLEDVTGGEFKMFMDFLTSLSIFGAKAPQERMQELVEIIEGQADLDAQFDVSDTDHIDRLISCLQLALPFFARGAPTSRFLNYLNKHIIPVFDKLPEERKLDLLKALADISPYTTAQEARQMLPSIVQLLKKYMPAKKTGEEMNFTYVECLLYAFHHLAHKVPNATNSLCGYKIVTGQPSDRLGEDFSELNKDFTERLTTVEDLTKTTMKKLTQGMTEHNKAMSAAKTDEEKASVKTKKQNTTTGLRTCNNILAMTKPLHAKVPSFIGDTNINLSWKEATKPLPSAATTTIGGKRPANSNTGSGYNVSAKRGRGSGGMSNQLVNKAFQGISSHGGGRGGNRRRGGGRGRGQGRGHW from the exons ATGTCAGAGCACCAGTCCGAAGAAGTCCAGCAGATCGAGAAGCTCTACGAGTTCAGCGAGCGGCTCAATGCCTCCAAGGACAAGTCCCAG AATGTTGAGGACTATGAGGGGATTATCAAGATGGCGAAGACGAGTATGAAGGCGAAGCAGCTTGCGTCGCAGCTGATTCCTCGCTACTTCAAGTTCTTCCCTACTCTCTCCACTGAGGCTTTTGATGCTCATATGGACTGTATCGATGAGGAAAATATTGGG GTACGGGTTCAAGCCATCCGCGGGCTCCCACTGTTCTGCAAGGATTCACCAGATATTATATCTAAGATTGTTGATGTTCTTGTGCAACTTCTAAATACTG AGGAAACTATGGAGCGTGATGCTGTGCATAAGGCTCTGATGTCGCTGATACGACAGGATCCAAAAG CATCTTTGACTGCATTGTTTACGCATGCTGGAGTTACTCCAACTACGGACGATCAGATTCGTGAAAAGGTCTTGAATTTCATCAGAGATAAG GTGTTTCCTCTTAAAGGGGAACTTTTAAAGCCTCAAGAGGAAATGGAGAGACGTATAACAGATTTGATTAAACAG AGCCTGGAAGATGTAACTGGAGGAGAGTTTAAAATGTTTATGGATTTCCTGACAAGTTTGAGTATATTTGGAGCGAAAGCTCCTCAAGAAAGAATGCAAGAACTTGTGGAAATTATCGAAGGACAGGCCGATTTGGATGCTCAGTTTGAT GTTTCAGATACAGACCATATCGACAGGTTGATATCATGCCTCCAACTGGCTCTTCCCTTTTTTGCG AGAGGTGCTCCAACCAGCAGGTTTCTCAACTATTTGAACAAACATATCATACCTGTTTTTGACAAG CTCCCAGAAGAGAGGAAGCTTGATTTGCTGAAAGCTCTTGCTGATATTTCCCCATACACAACCGCCCAGGAGGCAAGGCAAATGCTTCCTTCAATAGTTCAGCTTCTAAAG AAATACATGCCTGCCAAGAAGACTGGAGAGGAAATGAACTTCACGTACGTTGAGTGTTTGTTGTACGCGTTTCATCACCTGGCCCACAAG GTTCCAAATGCAACAAACAGCTTGTGTGGGTATAAGATTGTGACCGGCCAGCCATCAGACAGACTTGGGGAAGACTTCTCGGAATTGAACAAGGACTTCACTGAGAG ATTGACCACCGTTGAAGATCTTACCAAGACAACGATGAAGAAATTAACTCAGGGAATGACTGAGCACAACAAAGCCATGTCGGCTGCTAAGACAGATGAAGAGAAAGCAAGCGTT AAAACAAAGAAGCAGAATACTACAACTGGACTCAGGACCTGTAATAACATACTGGCAATGACAAAG CCACTGCATGCAAAAGTGCCTTCGTTTATCGGAGATACTAATATCAACCTTTCTTGGAAAGAAGCCACAAAGCCGTTACCATCTGCAGCAACAACAACAATCGG AGGAAAACGGCCTGCTAATAGCAACACTGGAAGTGGTTACAATGTCTCTGCAAAGAGGGGACGTGGTTCGGGTGGTATGTCAAACCAGCTTGTGAACAAGGCTTTTCAGGGAATATCATCTCACGGTGGTGGTAGAGGCGGAAACCGAAGACGTGGAGGTGGTCGCGGGAGAGGACAAGGAAGAGGTCACTGGTAA
- the LOC106329844 gene encoding uncharacterized protein LOC106329844, translated as MTDLILDMPRKWQLYDRVRGVALSKDRFQFIFKYEHDLIDILNRGVHTSNQWSLAMERWVERPPPDFLQFIEVWVQMRNIPVNHYTKAALTDLAEFAGQVIEVAFDPNKPQTKDYIRAKVRFDVSKPLRRFKTVNVPSGEVVKILYDYERLQKRCYTCQRLTHEQSSCHIFQAAKAAVVLKEKGSVCLQKPLMEKIIKEDDPLFGVVMESQVGINPQNGKPKIAEEVLEGMRQYLVDAEGAEKMARNERIKWSLKEVEQDPIAQKTFLRLEPRQKELPKDVISHGGSKLMASAIRAGNAMSLEPRNMGMMSDAGAFSDSATGSWNPRGPTGYNIGISDVCSSGSKGGKTYQRRRSGSFVRKARGKSFKVEASREGKMKDKAPAVAEKRKSSNDVETSQYSPRSKKPAVVPNEGPPNF; from the exons ATGACGGATCTGATCCTAGACATGCCAAGAAAGTGGCAACTATATGACAGGGTTAGAGGAGTTGCTCTCTCTAAAGATAGGTTTCAGTTTATCTTCAAGTATGAACATGACTTGATAGATATTTTGAACAGAGGAGTTCACACTTCTAACCAGTGGTCGCTAGCGATGGAAAGATGGGTCGAGAGACCTCCGCCTGATTTCTTGCAGTTCATTGAGGTCTGGGTCCAAATGAGGAACATACCGGTTAACCACTATACGAAGGCGGCGCTTACTGACCTTGCAGAGTTTGCTGGTCAAGTCATCGAAGTTGCTTTTGATCCAAACAAACCGCAGACCAAAGATTATATAAGAGCTAAAGTCAGGTTTGATGTCTCCAAGCCTCTTAGACGGTTTAAAACTGTTAATGTTCCTAGTGGGGAGGTTGTGAAAATATTGTATGATTATGAGAGACTTCAAAAGAGATGCTACACTTGCCAAAGATTGACGCATGAACAGAGTTCCTGTCATATCTTCCAAGCTGCCAAGGCTGCTGTTGTGCTCAAAGAAAAAGGATCAGTCTGTCTTCAGAAGCCTTTGATGGAGAAAATTATTAAAGAGGATGATCCTCTTTTTGGAGTGGTTATGGAATCTCAAGTTGGTATTAATCCTCAGAATGGGAAGCCAAAAATTGCGGAGGAAGTGTTAGAAGGAATGAGACAGTACTTGGTGGATGCTGAAGGAGCTGAGAAAATGGCAAGAAACGAAAGAATCAAGTGGTCCTTAAAAGAAGTAGAGCAGGATCCGATCGCTCAGAAAACCTTTCTCAGGCTTGAACCG AGGCAAAAAGAACTCCCAAAAGATGTGATTTCTCATGGAGGAAGCAAGCTTATGGCATCTGCCATTAGAGCTGGTAATGCGATGTCTTTGGAACCTAGAAACATGGGGATGATGTCTGATGCTGGTGCCTTTTCTGATTCTGCTACTGGTAGTTGGAATCCTAGAGGTCCTACGGGTTATAACATTGGCATCTCTGATGTTTGTTCTTCCGGGTCCAAAGGGGGGAAAACTTACCAGAGGAGGAGGTCGGGTTCTTTTGTCAGAAAGGCTAGGGGAAAATCTTTTAAGGTTGAAGCTTCTAGAGAAGGGAAGATGAAAGATAAAGCTCCAGCCGTTGCAGAGAAAAGGAAAAGTTCGAATGATGTGGAAACATCTCAATACTCACCAAGGTCTAAGAAACCAGCGGTGGTCCCAAATGAGGGACCACCCAATTTCTGA
- the LOC106328487 gene encoding protein trichome birefringence-like 37 codes for MMGFKPIPLFLLPLLIFTILSRADQALGSDQNRNVSHRNRAALDAAGGVGIVALKGRKQTSGCNLFQGRWIFDASYPFYDSSMCPFIDSEFNCFGRPDKQFLKYSWQPDSCSIPRFDGQAFLNKWRGKRVMFVGDSLSLNMWESLACMIHSSVPDSKTTFIKRTPLSSLTFQEYGVALYLYRTPYLVDISKEDVGRVLNLGTIEGGADVWKDMDILVFNSWHWWLHKGVQSQGWDFIRNGSSLIRDMDRLDAFNKGLTTWAQWVDQNVNISQTRVFFQGISPTHYMGREWNEPRKTCNGQMQPLTGSTYPGGSLPAASIVSRVLSSMKTPVYLLDITTLSQLRKDAHPSTYGGDGGTDCSHWCLPGLPDTWNQLLYAALSM; via the exons ATGATGGGTTTCAAACCTATCCCTCTTTTCCTTCTTCCACTTCTCATATTCACAATCTTGTCTAGAGCCGACCAGGCCTTGGGTTCCGACCAGAATCGGAATGTAAGCCACCGTAACAGAGCGGCGTTGGACGCCGCCGGAGGAGTAGGAATAGTGGCGTTGAAAGGGAGGAAGCAAACTAGTGGTTGTAACTTGTTCCAAGGGAGATGGATTTTCGATGCTTCTTACCCTTTTTACGATTCTTCCATGTGCCCTTTCATAGACAGCGAGTTCAACTGTTTCGGCCGACCAGACAAACAGTTCCTCAAGTACTCTTGGCAACCTGATTCATGCAGCATCCCAAG GTTCGATGGACAAGCATTTTTGAATAAATGGAGAGGGAAACGAGTGATGTTCGTGGGTGACTCACTGAGTCTAAACATGTGGGAATCGTTAGCATGTATGATACATTCGTCGGTACCAGACAGCAAGACTACTTTTATCAAACGTACCCCACTCTCCTCTCTCACTTTCCAG GAATATGGAGTTGCATTATACCTATATCGAACACCATACCTAGTGGATATCTCCAAAGAAGATGTAGGGCGCGTGCTTAACCTTGGAACCATCGAAGGTGGTGCTGATGTCTGGAAAGACATGGACATTCTCGTCTTCAATTCTTGGCACTGGTGGCTTCACAAAGGAGTACAATCTCAAGG GTGGGATTTTATACGAAATGGGTCTTCACTGATTAGAGACATGGATCGTCTTGATGCTTTCAACAAAGGACTCACCACTTGGGCTCAATGGGTTGATCAAAATGTTAATATTTCGCAAACCCGAGTTTTCTTCCAAGGCATTTCTCCCACTCACTACAT GGGAAGGGAATGGAATGAGCCGAGGAAGACTTGCAACGGTCAGATGCAACCGTTGACCGGGTCCACATACCCGGGTGGTTCACTTCCAGCAGCAAGCATCGTGTCACGAGTGTTGAGCTCGATGAAAACACCAGTTTACTTACTCGACATCACAACTCTGTCTCAACTAAGAAAAGATGCTCATCCATCTACCTATGGAGGTGATGGAGGAACTGATTGCAGTCATTGGTGCCTTCCTGGCTTGCCAGATACTTGGAATCAGCTTCTCTATGCAGCTCTTTCTATGTGA